In Anthonomus grandis grandis chromosome 6, icAntGran1.3, whole genome shotgun sequence, one DNA window encodes the following:
- the LOC126737175 gene encoding guanine nucleotide-binding protein G(o) subunit alpha-like has translation MGACLTLEREEGKAKRRSEEIDKQLGEFAKQQSNVIKILLLGAGESGKSTLVKQMKIIHADGFTRTELNSFRPTVLDNLLSSMKYVLAGMGLLRINLEFSRNKVHAKNVLAAESCFDMSFTVLPQVAASLQALWSDRGVRLAVARGYEYELNDSALYLFENMERICDPKYVPSPTDVLRARVRTQGIIETQFRIQDMIINMYDVGGQRSQRRKWIYCFDDVKAVLFVISLSGYDMTLIEDPNVNRMEESLNLFGQIVNNPFFREASFVLFLNKFDLFREKILYSKRHLRLYFPDYKGPDKDVDRGALFIQHKFILKNGDSRKVLYPHFCTATDTANVQVVFQSVMEMVISANLGQVTLL, from the exons ATGGGGGCATGTTTAACGTTAGAACGTGAGGAGGGCAAAGCAAAGAGGCGCAGTGAAGAGATTGATAAGCAGCTTGGTGAATTTGCTAAGCAACAAAGTaatgttatcaaaattttattattgg GTGCTGGGGAGAGCGGCAAAAGTACCCTAGTGAAGCAAATGAAAATCATCCATGCAGATGGTTTTACTCGAACAGAACTGAATAGTTTTAGACCAACAGTCTTAGATAACCTTTTGTCTTCCATGAAGTATGTCTTAGCAGGCATGGGTTTGCTTAggataaatttagaattttcaagAAACAAAGTCCATGCCAAAAATGTGTTGGCAGCAGAAAGTTGCTTTGACATGAGCTTTACTGTATTGCCACAAGTGGCTGCCAGCCTTCAGGCTCTATGGTCTGACCGAGGAGTGAGGCTAGCTGTGGCAAGAGGATATGAATATGAACTAAACGATTCTGCTTTATA tttatttgaaaatatggaACGAATCTGTGATCCAAAATATGTGCCAAGTCCAACAGACGTCCTGAGGGCCAGAGTTAGGACTCAAGGAATCATTGAGACTCAGTTTCGAATTCAGGATATGATCATTAACATGTACGATGTAGGAGGACAAAGATCGCAAAGAAGGAAGTGGATATATTGTTTTGATGATGTTAAAGCTGTTCTTTTTGTAATATCTTTAAGCGGATACGATATGACCCTTATA gaaGACCCCAATGTTAATCGAATGGAAGAAAGCTTAAACTTATTTGGCCAAATCGTCAATAATCCGTTTTTTAGAGAAGCCTCGTTtgtgttatttttgaataagtttgacctttttagggaaaaaattctttactccAAACGGCATTTAAGGTTATACTTTCCCGATTATAAAG GTCCAGACAAAGATGTCGATAGAGGAGCATTATTTATCCAACACaagttcattttaaaaaatggagatTCGAGGAAAGTTCTATACCCGCATTTTTGTACCGCAACTGATACAGCCAACGTACAAGTCGTTTTTCAGTCTGTGATGGAAATGGTTATTTCAGCCAATTTGGGGCAGGTGAcgcttttataa
- the LOC126737174 gene encoding uncharacterized protein LOC126737174: protein MDELDGPTTPSKKAKRLNKYRKEWANTFNWLAKDNQKARCKLFKKSFSFIYGGLGDIKRQAEGSKHKKHEIVLKQNKTLQSFLGREEVMDSQQEKILASEVANVYHTVKHAHSYNSLYCSSQLLAVMYPDSNIATKTRLGRTKASMIAFNVLAPFSVESPLCELSKGVFLEFWNFFGISTDASNHRSAKLFPILLRYYVPSEGVKLFLLDYFEDPDESANGIYTNLKTRIQHAGLLLNYISCYSADNANVDFGRLHSVYQLLYKENNKVLAVGCPAHMVNNSVKNALAKCRFDVETLILKTFNQFSSQAKRCKELKDFFNFVDLEYKTILSHVPTRWLSLFPAIERLLNIFPAIKSYFLSQEETIPIAL from the exons atgGATGAACTAGATGGCCCAACAACACCATCAAAAAAAgctaaaagattaaataaatatagaaaagaatgggcaaatacatttaattggctCGCAAAGGATAATCAAAAAGCTAGGtgcaaattgtttaaaaagtctttttcatttatatatggGGGTCTAGGTGACATAAAGCGGCAAGCAGAAGGCTCTAAGCATAAAAAACACGAAATTGtgttaaagcaaaataaaacacTACAATCATTTTTGGGACGAGAAGAAGTTATGGATTCTCAACAAGAAAAAATACTGGCGTCAGAAGTGGCAAATGTATATCATACTGTTAAACATGCTCATTCCTATAATTCATTATATTGTTCAAGTCAATTGCTTGCAGTAATGTATCCTGATTCCAATATTGCCACAAAAACTCGTTTGGGTAGAACAAAAGCAAGTATGATTGCTTTTAATGTCCTGGCCCCTTTTTCAGTAGAAAGTCCATTATGTGAGCTTAGCAAAGgagtttttttggaattttggaatttttttggaatatccACAGATGCCTCTAATCATAGAAGTGCTAAGCTTTTCCCAATACTTTTAAG gtattatgtTCCATCAGAAGGagtaaaattatttcttcttgATTATTTCGAAGATCCCGACGAGAGTGCAAATGGTATTTACactaacttaaaaactagaatTCAACATGCTGGCCTTTTATTAAACTACATATCATGCTATTCGGCTGATAATGCAAATGTTGATTTTGGACGCTTGCATTCTGTgtaccaattattatataagGAGAATAATAAAGTTCTTGCAGTGGGTTGTCCTGCGCATATGGTAAACAATTCTgtaaaaaatgctttagcaaAATGCCGTTTTGATGTAGAaactttgattttaaaaacttttaatcaaTTTTCATCTCAAGCAAAAAGGTGCAAAgagttaaaagatttttttaatttcgtggATTTggaatataaaactattttaagccATGTACCGACTCGTTGGCTAAGCTTATTTCCAGCCATAGAAAGATTGCTGAACATTTTTCCAGCCATTAAGAGCTACTTTCTTTCCCAGGAAGAAACAATTCCTATTGCACTATAA